A DNA window from Aminiphilus circumscriptus DSM 16581 contains the following coding sequences:
- a CDS encoding RtcB family protein gives MRSLLQSDDGLRWTLPRSAREGMRVPGLLFADEYILETILEENALAQVANVATLPGIVGQSVAMPDIHWGYGFPIGGVAAFDTEEGVLSPGGVGYDIACGVRLLVSPLSETELLPQLEPLLHALFVAIPSGVGAGGAFSLKPRELEAVLLQGARWVVNRGYGDRADLEHTEERGCFAGADPGGVSPRARERGASQLGTLGSGNHFIEIQAVDEIFDEETARRFALRPGGVTVMIHCGSRGLGHQVCDDAIKLMARAMRKYGIAVPDRQLCCAPLASDEARTYLGAMRCAGNFALANRQLIAALARETFNRFWPQTPLSLLYDVCHNIAGIETHRVDGHARELCVHRKGATRALPPGHSSLPPDFARTGQPVLIPGSMGTRSHVLVGTERAARESFASTCHGAGRVMSRTGAKHVTSGAEVRRSLEERGIRVVAHSERTLVEEAPRAYKDVDKVVEVVHRAGIARKIASLRPLGVVKG, from the coding sequence ATGCGATCCCTGCTGCAGAGCGACGACGGCCTGCGCTGGACCCTACCCCGGAGCGCCCGGGAGGGCATGCGCGTCCCCGGGCTGCTCTTCGCGGACGAGTACATTCTGGAGACCATCCTTGAAGAAAACGCCCTTGCCCAGGTGGCGAACGTGGCGACCCTGCCGGGCATCGTGGGGCAGAGCGTCGCCATGCCGGACATCCACTGGGGATACGGCTTTCCCATCGGTGGCGTGGCCGCCTTCGACACCGAAGAGGGCGTCCTCTCCCCGGGAGGAGTGGGGTACGACATCGCCTGCGGCGTGCGGCTCCTCGTGTCCCCTCTGAGCGAGACGGAGCTTTTGCCACAGCTGGAACCGTTGCTGCACGCCCTCTTCGTCGCCATCCCCAGCGGCGTGGGCGCCGGCGGCGCCTTCTCTCTGAAGCCCCGCGAGCTGGAGGCGGTGCTGCTGCAGGGTGCTCGCTGGGTGGTGAACAGGGGATACGGCGACCGGGCCGACCTGGAGCACACGGAAGAGCGCGGATGCTTCGCCGGGGCCGATCCTGGCGGCGTCTCGCCCAGGGCGCGGGAGCGGGGAGCCTCCCAGCTCGGCACCCTGGGATCGGGCAACCACTTCATCGAGATCCAGGCGGTGGACGAGATCTTCGACGAGGAGACCGCGCGCCGCTTCGCCCTCCGCCCCGGCGGCGTCACCGTCATGATTCACTGTGGTAGCCGAGGACTGGGGCACCAGGTCTGCGATGACGCCATCAAGCTCATGGCCCGGGCCATGAGAAAATACGGCATCGCCGTTCCGGACAGACAGCTCTGCTGCGCGCCCCTCGCTTCCGATGAGGCCCGGACCTACCTGGGGGCCATGCGCTGCGCGGGCAACTTTGCCCTGGCGAACCGGCAGCTCATCGCCGCCCTCGCACGGGAAACTTTTAACCGCTTCTGGCCCCAAACGCCTCTTTCCCTCCTCTACGACGTGTGCCACAACATCGCGGGCATCGAGACCCACCGGGTGGACGGGCACGCCCGCGAACTCTGCGTCCACCGCAAGGGCGCCACCCGGGCGCTTCCGCCGGGGCATTCCTCCCTGCCCCCGGACTTCGCCCGCACCGGACAGCCCGTGCTCATCCCCGGAAGCATGGGAACCCGCAGCCACGTGCTCGTCGGCACGGAGCGCGCCGCCCGGGAGAGTTTCGCCTCTACCTGCCACGGCGCGGGGCGGGTGATGAGCCGCACCGGCGCCAAACACGTCACCTCGGGCGCCGAAGTGCGGCGGAGCCTGGAGGAACGGGGCATCCGTGTGGTGGCCCATTCCGAGAGAACCCTCGTCGAAGAGGCCCCCCGGGCGTACAAGGATGTGGACAAAGTGGTGGAGGTGGTGCACCGTGCGGGCATCGCCCGGAAGATCGCCTCGCTTCGTCCCCTTGGCGTCGTCAAGGGGTAA
- the tilS gene encoding tRNA lysidine(34) synthetase TilS yields the protein MARPDPDSGADFTVNPGPASGAFPASTSTTAPRLRVPPDVARAFREAGKRQGWWQCTDPLVVAVSGGGDSMALLLLFASLWHRQRLVVAHLEHGIRGEASLADARFVEEWARRLALPFEMERGNVLGRREKGESVEAAARRIRYAFLDDVRRRRGARWVATAHTLDDQAESVLHHILRGTGLRGLAGIAEVRDGFVRPLLRLGGEALRRMLRDSGITWCEDATNRETTYLRNRLRREVLPYLAKTVNENALAHLAALGEDAAEAESLRRRRTEALLPTLRVDLPYGKCVWRVAAARRLGSYDLRHALRDEGERLGLPLLSRRRLEELERLLCTSGTWRFQWSGEEELLCGGGFLCWGNRSMLVPPPEARLELELCFRPNRAVTRGAFLWGTWRVRWSLEILETPETSQTPASPETLKTPEPLETLDALGTSAPSVAPTTTKTPTIPAPSEILAPSANPRTLAAPKIGEISECLASPECAAALESRSARFPELLRTPGKAAPPGHFHGCPASEKCPASACFSAPCPDPCAGSSLAVSVVLRSVEHLDLAPEEKARVPWWCRPGTPAVLFPGLPPLIPLWSSPQETTAATSTCVLASTTTPASATVPALSPEASASSADPATDTPSTEADGSAARAQLFCFASFRNHARITRFSVVLERTSE from the coding sequence ATGGCGCGGCCTGATCCCGACTCTGGCGCCGACTTCACCGTCAATCCCGGCCCGGCATCCGGCGCTTTTCCCGCATCTACTTCCACCACCGCGCCGCGCCTGCGCGTTCCCCCCGACGTGGCCCGGGCCTTCCGCGAGGCGGGAAAGCGCCAGGGGTGGTGGCAGTGCACGGACCCCCTCGTCGTGGCCGTCTCCGGGGGTGGCGATTCCATGGCCCTGCTCCTGCTCTTCGCCTCGCTTTGGCACCGGCAGCGGCTTGTGGTGGCCCATCTGGAGCACGGCATCCGCGGCGAAGCATCCCTGGCGGACGCCCGCTTCGTGGAGGAGTGGGCGCGGCGTCTCGCCCTTCCCTTCGAGATGGAGCGGGGAAACGTGCTCGGCCGCAGAGAAAAGGGCGAGAGCGTCGAGGCCGCGGCGCGGCGGATCCGCTACGCCTTCCTCGACGACGTGCGCCGCCGCCGGGGCGCTCGCTGGGTGGCCACGGCGCACACCCTGGACGATCAGGCGGAGTCCGTGCTGCACCACATCCTCCGGGGGACGGGCCTCCGTGGGCTCGCGGGCATTGCCGAAGTGCGCGACGGATTCGTCCGGCCCCTGCTCCGCCTGGGCGGGGAAGCGCTGCGCCGCATGCTCCGCGACTCCGGAATCACCTGGTGCGAGGACGCCACCAACCGAGAGACCACCTACCTGCGCAACCGTCTCCGCCGGGAGGTGCTTCCCTACCTGGCCAAGACCGTCAACGAGAACGCCTTGGCCCATCTCGCGGCCCTCGGAGAGGACGCCGCCGAGGCGGAGTCGCTCCGGCGGCGGCGCACCGAAGCGCTGCTGCCCACCCTGAGGGTGGATCTTCCCTACGGAAAGTGTGTCTGGCGCGTCGCCGCGGCCCGCCGGCTGGGGAGCTACGACCTTCGCCACGCCCTGCGCGACGAGGGCGAACGCCTCGGGCTGCCCCTGCTCTCGCGGCGCCGCCTGGAAGAGCTGGAACGGCTGCTTTGCACCTCGGGCACCTGGCGCTTCCAGTGGAGCGGCGAGGAGGAACTCCTCTGCGGCGGGGGCTTTCTGTGCTGGGGAAACCGGTCCATGCTCGTTCCGCCTCCGGAGGCGCGGCTGGAACTGGAGCTGTGCTTCCGTCCGAACCGTGCGGTCACCCGGGGGGCGTTCCTCTGGGGGACATGGCGTGTCCGGTGGAGCCTGGAGATCCTGGAAACCCCGGAGACTTCGCAAACTCCGGCAAGCCCGGAGACCCTGAAGACTCCGGAACCCTTGGAAACCCTTGATGCCTTGGGAACTTCGGCGCCTTCGGTAGCCCCGACAACCACGAAGACGCCGACAATTCCGGCACCTTCGGAGATCTTGGCACCTTCGGCAAACCCGAGGACTTTGGCGGCCCCGAAAATCGGAGAGATCTCCGAGTGCCTGGCGTCCCCCGAATGTGCCGCAGCCTTGGAAAGCCGGAGTGCCAGGTTTCCGGAACTCCTTCGGACACCAGGAAAAGCAGCGCCCCCAGGACATTTCCACGGCTGCCCCGCCTCGGAGAAGTGCCCTGCCTCCGCATGCTTCTCCGCGCCGTGTCCCGATCCGTGCGCCGGATCGTCTCTCGCCGTCTCCGTCGTTCTGCGTTCCGTGGAGCACCTCGACCTCGCCCCGGAGGAGAAAGCCCGCGTGCCCTGGTGGTGCCGCCCCGGAACCCCCGCCGTCCTTTTTCCCGGCCTGCCGCCCCTGATTCCCCTGTGGTCTTCCCCGCAGGAGACAACGGCGGCGACCTCGACTTGCGTCCTGGCTTCGACGACCACACCGGCTTCCGCCACGGTCCCTGCGCTTTCCCCGGAAGCGTCAGCGTCTTCGGCGGACCCCGCAACGGACACCCCCTCCACGGAGGCGGATGGCTCCGCCGCAAGGGCGCAGCTCTTTTGTTTCGCCTCTTTTCGGAATCATGCTAGAATAACAAGGTTCTCCGTCGTCCTGGAACGAACATCGGAATAA
- the hpt gene encoding hypoxanthine phosphoribosyltransferase: protein MAYSVGEILLSREQIAQRVRELGDEVSAAYEGRNLVVVGILKGAVVFLSDLVRTLRPQVEASLDFMAVSSYGASTKTTGAVKILKDLDADIRGKHVLVVEDIVDTGLTLSYLLKILEEREPESLAACALLDKPERRQAPVAVRFCGFSIPDEFVVGYGLDCGGRWRHLPDIHKVEMTD, encoded by the coding sequence ATGGCGTATTCTGTGGGGGAGATCCTGCTCTCTCGGGAGCAGATCGCGCAGCGCGTTCGGGAATTGGGGGATGAGGTGTCCGCCGCCTACGAGGGACGGAATCTCGTCGTCGTGGGCATCCTCAAGGGCGCCGTGGTCTTTCTGTCGGATCTCGTGCGGACCCTGCGTCCCCAGGTGGAGGCATCCCTCGACTTCATGGCCGTGTCGTCCTACGGCGCGTCCACGAAGACCACGGGAGCGGTGAAGATTCTCAAGGACCTCGACGCGGACATCAGGGGAAAACACGTCCTCGTGGTCGAGGACATCGTCGATACGGGGCTCACCCTGTCCTACCTTCTCAAGATCCTTGAGGAGCGCGAGCCGGAATCGCTTGCGGCGTGCGCGCTGCTCGACAAGCCCGAGCGGCGGCAGGCCCCCGTGGCGGTCCGCTTTTGCGGGTTCTCCATACCCGACGAGTTCGTCGTCGGCTACGGACTCGACTGCGGAGGGCGGTGGAGGCACCTTCCCGACATCCACAAGGTCGAGATGACAGACTGA
- the ftsH gene encoding ATP-dependent zinc metalloprotease FtsH, producing the protein MKRLVKNLGLYLVLIVLVVSIVNVFLTPTKGPLEARQLSYSAFLHHVENGQIQKVTISEEGLRGTMTDGLPFTSYAVGVGDLAPKLVEKGVEVEVLPPQKTPWWASLMSTLFPTLLLIGAWIFIIYHMQGGGSKVMNFAKSKAKLFLDNRPKVTFADVAGCDEAKEELQEVIEYLKDPGKFARFGAKVPRGVLLLGPPGTGKTLLARAAAGEADVPFFSISGSDFVEMFVGVGAARVRDLFDQARKYQPCIVFIDEIDAVGRQRGAGLGGGHDEREQTLNQLLVEMDGFEAGSGIILVAATNRPDILDPALLRPGRFDRHIVVDRPDLKGREAILKVHAKEKKLAEGVNLDIIARRTPGFVGADLANLVNEAALLAARRNKPAVGMDELEEAIDRVIAGPERKSRLISRKEKEIIAYHEAGHALVAKFVPGSDRVHKISIIPRGHRALGYTLQIPEEDRFLISKKELFNRIKGLLGGRVAEEIQFGDVTSGAQNDLERATQTARQMITELGMSEKLGPVTLGRKQHEVFLGRDIVDDRNYSEEIAFAIDQEVRSIIDGCYDEVRTLLLEKKDLLVRIADTLLEQEIIEAEDLDAIIDGTYVPPVKAAQEQPGETPADPAKAKADRRPDAAGGVPSLDGPPLETA; encoded by the coding sequence TTGAAACGACTGGTGAAGAACCTGGGATTGTACCTGGTCCTCATCGTCCTGGTCGTGAGCATCGTAAATGTGTTCCTCACACCGACGAAGGGACCGCTCGAAGCCCGTCAACTGAGCTACAGCGCTTTTCTGCACCACGTGGAGAACGGGCAGATCCAGAAAGTGACCATCTCCGAGGAAGGACTCCGGGGAACCATGACGGACGGGCTGCCCTTCACGAGCTACGCCGTGGGCGTGGGCGACCTGGCTCCGAAACTCGTGGAGAAGGGTGTGGAGGTGGAAGTGCTCCCCCCCCAGAAGACACCCTGGTGGGCCAGCCTCATGTCCACCCTCTTCCCGACGCTGCTGCTCATCGGTGCCTGGATCTTCATCATCTACCACATGCAGGGCGGCGGCAGCAAAGTCATGAACTTCGCCAAAAGCAAGGCCAAACTCTTCCTGGACAACCGTCCCAAGGTCACCTTCGCCGACGTGGCCGGATGCGACGAGGCCAAGGAAGAACTGCAGGAGGTCATCGAATACCTCAAGGACCCGGGCAAGTTCGCCCGGTTCGGCGCCAAGGTCCCCCGGGGCGTGCTGCTTCTGGGACCCCCCGGCACGGGCAAGACCCTGCTCGCCCGGGCCGCCGCCGGTGAGGCGGACGTCCCCTTCTTCAGCATCAGCGGCTCCGACTTCGTGGAGATGTTCGTCGGCGTGGGTGCCGCCCGCGTGCGGGACCTCTTCGACCAGGCCCGGAAATACCAGCCCTGCATCGTCTTCATCGACGAGATCGACGCAGTGGGGCGCCAGCGCGGCGCCGGGCTCGGTGGAGGCCACGACGAACGGGAACAGACCCTCAACCAGCTCCTTGTGGAGATGGACGGCTTCGAGGCCGGAAGCGGCATCATCCTCGTCGCCGCCACGAACCGGCCGGATATTCTCGACCCGGCCCTACTGCGTCCGGGGCGTTTCGACCGGCACATCGTGGTGGACCGGCCCGACCTCAAGGGGCGCGAAGCCATTCTGAAAGTGCACGCCAAGGAAAAGAAACTCGCGGAGGGTGTTAACCTGGACATCATCGCCCGGCGCACCCCCGGCTTCGTGGGGGCCGACCTGGCCAACCTGGTCAACGAGGCGGCGCTCCTCGCGGCGCGGCGTAACAAGCCCGCCGTCGGAATGGACGAGCTCGAAGAGGCCATCGACCGCGTCATTGCCGGCCCCGAGCGCAAGAGCAGGCTCATCAGCAGGAAAGAAAAGGAGATCATCGCCTACCACGAGGCGGGGCATGCCCTGGTGGCCAAGTTCGTGCCCGGCTCCGACCGGGTGCACAAGATCTCCATCATCCCCCGGGGACACCGCGCCCTGGGATACACGCTCCAGATCCCCGAGGAGGACCGGTTCCTCATCTCCAAGAAGGAACTCTTCAACCGCATCAAAGGGCTTCTGGGAGGCCGCGTCGCTGAGGAGATCCAGTTCGGCGACGTCACCTCGGGAGCGCAGAACGACCTGGAGCGCGCCACCCAGACGGCCCGACAGATGATCACCGAGCTGGGCATGAGCGAGAAACTCGGCCCGGTCACCCTGGGCAGAAAACAGCACGAAGTCTTCCTCGGCCGGGACATCGTGGACGACCGCAACTACAGTGAGGAGATCGCCTTCGCCATCGACCAGGAAGTGCGCTCCATCATCGACGGCTGCTACGACGAGGTGCGGACCCTTCTCCTGGAGAAGAAGGACCTCCTCGTGCGCATCGCCGACACCCTGCTGGAACAGGAGATCATCGAGGCGGAGGACCTTGACGCCATCATCGACGGCACCTACGTGCCCCCGGTGAAGGCCGCCCAGGAGCAGCCCGGCGAGACCCCCGCCGACCCCGCCAAGGCCAAGGCCGACCGGCGTCCCGACGCTGCCGGGGGCGTCCCCTCCCTGGACGGGCCACCATTGGAGACCGCCTGA
- the uvrB gene encoding excinuclease ABC subunit UvrB, which translates to MQDTFSLRAPWPPSGDQPKAIGELLDGLEGGARFQTLLGVTGSGKTFTIANVAAQLNRPVLVLAHNKTLAAQLYSEFKLFFPDNAVHYFVSYYDYYQPEAYVPAQDLYIEKDASINERIEKLRLATTKALLERRDVIVVASVSCIYGLGQRKNYEDAVFSFAVGDHMDRRHFLERLLENYYERNDFTLERGNFRVRGDVVELYPAYSDTALRICFFDEEIERIDEIDPVSGGQVVSKLRASIFPAQHYVTSREAIEGALGAIRADLDRRVAELNGAGRIVEAHRLAQRTRYDLEMLSEVGYCSGIENYSVYLDGRRTGEQPGTLLDFFPRDFIMVIDESHMTIPQIRGMYNGDRARKETLVEHGFRLPTALDNRPLTWEEFSGFMHQVIFVSATPGDWELEHSDRVVEQIVRPTGVVDPKVLVLPAKTQVDDLLDRLRDVVARGERALVTTLTKRSAEDFAEYLVELGIKGKYIHSELDAFERADLLREIREGTIDVLVGINLLREGIDLPEVSLVAILDADREGFLRSTRSLVQIIGRAARNIGGTVILYADEITESIRRAVEETDRRRAIQEAYNQEHGITPRSIRKDVASLLPPGLTEEAVLDGSADAAGAASPEATEAMLEKLMWEAVEKLDFEKAAKLRDRLLDLRGGVTTRVANPHRRKGRKRT; encoded by the coding sequence ATGCAGGACACGTTCTCGCTTCGGGCACCCTGGCCTCCCTCGGGGGACCAGCCCAAGGCCATCGGGGAGCTTCTGGACGGGCTCGAAGGCGGAGCCCGCTTCCAGACCCTGCTGGGCGTCACCGGAAGCGGCAAAACCTTCACTATCGCCAATGTTGCGGCGCAGCTGAACCGCCCCGTGCTCGTGCTGGCCCACAACAAGACCCTTGCGGCCCAGCTCTACAGCGAATTCAAACTCTTCTTTCCCGACAACGCCGTGCACTACTTCGTCAGCTACTACGACTACTACCAGCCCGAGGCCTATGTCCCCGCCCAGGACCTCTACATCGAAAAGGACGCCTCCATCAACGAGCGCATCGAAAAACTCCGCCTTGCCACCACCAAGGCCCTGCTGGAGCGGCGGGACGTCATCGTCGTGGCCAGCGTCTCCTGCATCTACGGCCTGGGACAGCGCAAGAACTACGAGGACGCGGTGTTCTCCTTCGCCGTGGGGGACCACATGGACCGGCGGCACTTTTTGGAGCGCCTCCTGGAGAACTACTACGAGCGGAACGACTTCACCCTGGAGCGAGGCAACTTCCGCGTCCGGGGCGACGTGGTGGAGCTGTACCCCGCCTACAGCGACACGGCGCTGCGCATCTGCTTCTTCGATGAAGAGATCGAGCGCATCGACGAAATCGACCCCGTCTCGGGAGGGCAGGTGGTCTCCAAGCTCCGGGCCTCCATTTTCCCCGCCCAGCACTACGTCACCAGCCGCGAGGCAATCGAGGGCGCCCTTGGAGCCATCCGGGCCGATCTGGACCGGCGCGTGGCGGAACTCAACGGGGCCGGACGGATCGTGGAGGCCCACCGCCTCGCCCAGCGGACCCGCTACGACCTGGAGATGCTCTCCGAAGTGGGCTACTGCTCGGGCATCGAGAACTACTCGGTCTATCTCGACGGCAGACGGACCGGCGAACAACCGGGAACCCTTCTCGACTTCTTTCCCCGGGACTTCATCATGGTCATCGACGAATCGCACATGACCATCCCCCAGATCCGTGGCATGTACAACGGCGATCGGGCGCGGAAGGAAACCCTTGTGGAGCACGGATTCCGCCTTCCCACCGCCCTGGACAACCGCCCCCTCACCTGGGAGGAGTTCTCCGGATTCATGCACCAGGTTATCTTCGTCTCCGCCACTCCCGGCGACTGGGAGCTGGAGCACTCCGATCGGGTGGTGGAGCAGATTGTCCGCCCCACGGGTGTGGTGGACCCCAAAGTGCTGGTGCTTCCCGCGAAGACCCAGGTGGATGACCTGCTGGACCGCCTGCGGGACGTCGTCGCACGGGGAGAGCGCGCCCTTGTGACCACCCTCACCAAACGCTCCGCCGAGGACTTCGCGGAATACCTGGTGGAGCTGGGCATAAAGGGAAAATACATCCACTCCGAGCTGGACGCCTTCGAGCGAGCGGACCTGCTGCGGGAGATCCGCGAGGGCACCATCGACGTCCTCGTGGGCATCAACCTCCTCCGGGAGGGCATCGACCTTCCGGAGGTCTCCCTCGTGGCCATTCTCGACGCCGATCGCGAGGGCTTCCTGCGTTCCACCAGATCCCTGGTGCAGATCATCGGCAGGGCCGCCCGCAACATCGGCGGCACGGTCATCCTCTATGCCGACGAGATCACCGAGAGCATCCGTCGGGCCGTGGAAGAGACCGACCGGCGTCGGGCCATCCAGGAAGCCTATAATCAGGAACACGGCATCACTCCCCGGAGCATCCGCAAGGACGTGGCAAGTCTTTTGCCCCCGGGCCTGACGGAGGAAGCGGTCCTCGACGGCTCCGCCGACGCTGCCGGAGCCGCCTCTCCCGAGGCGACGGAGGCCATGCTCGAAAAGCTCATGTGGGAAGCGGTGGAAAAACTCGATTTCGAAAAGGCGGCAAAGCTTCGCGACCGCCTTCTGGACCTGCGTGGAGGTGTAACAACTCGTGTCGCAAACCCACATCGTCGTAAGGGGCGCAAAAGAACATAA